The Mucilaginibacter yixingensis genome window below encodes:
- a CDS encoding TolC family protein, with translation MIPDVKQDFLQKLIDTAKKNYPEMKIRSTQIGIARTTYHQAQISWFDMITPSYIYNPQNTVNVVNPNIFFGFSLAVTVNIGQLLAKPYQIKNARQAVDVAYYQQQEYILTLTTNVKRLYYNYVEALAELRVRVRAEQDAGTNVKQMKTKFEKAEASLKDYNDALVIMYTQTSYKIQGERSVLTAKVDLEEFIGKKLEDIN, from the coding sequence ATGATACCCGACGTAAAGCAAGACTTTCTGCAAAAGCTGATAGATACCGCTAAAAAGAACTATCCCGAGATGAAGATCCGGTCTACGCAGATTGGTATTGCGCGTACCACCTACCACCAGGCGCAAATCTCGTGGTTTGATATGATCACCCCATCGTATATATACAATCCGCAAAACACCGTAAATGTGGTTAACCCCAACATTTTTTTTGGTTTCTCATTGGCGGTTACGGTAAATATTGGTCAGCTGCTGGCAAAACCTTATCAAATTAAAAATGCCCGCCAGGCAGTTGATGTAGCTTATTACCAACAGCAGGAATATATTTTAACGCTTACAACTAACGTAAAACGTTTATACTATAATTACGTGGAAGCGCTGGCCGAACTCAGAGTGCGCGTTAGGGCCGAGCAGGATGCCGGCACCAATGTAAAGCAAATGAAAACAAAGTTTGAGAAAGCTGAGGCATCATTAAAAGATTATAATGACGCGCTGGTAATTATGTATACACAAACATCCTATAAAATACAGGGCGAGCGCTCCGTGCTTACCGCAAAGGTTGATCTGGAAGAGTTTATAGGTAAGAAATTGGAAGACATTAACTAA
- a CDS encoding sugar transferase, whose product MTQPITTDWNESVGLRVKLAYAGTALRDNIFAELPAHYQIFASQNLNGLDEYLAEQSLLSMPDILLIELDETGEAFTFVERIKKNSMFKQMLIVLVTDRNDAEWRRRAISLKVNDLYAMPINLLHLRERLNFLVNFKLIKPTLAELSKKVDTTYKLPPGKRAMDVILSSMALLAFSPVLLVIALAIKLGSKGPIIYKSKRVGTGYQVFDFYKFRSMRSDADQLLAKLSAEHNQYANEDGGAKGKASFVKIKNDPRITRLGGFLRSTSLDELPQLVNILKGDMSIVGNRPLPVYEAEMLTSNEWAMRFLGPAGLTGLWQVTKRGKDDMSERERKKLDNFYAQNYSLLLDMKIILSTIPALFQKEKV is encoded by the coding sequence ATGACACAACCAATTACAACTGATTGGAATGAAAGTGTAGGTTTAAGGGTAAAGCTGGCCTATGCAGGCACAGCCCTGCGCGATAATATATTTGCCGAGCTGCCTGCCCATTACCAGATATTTGCTAGCCAGAACCTTAACGGCCTGGATGAGTACCTGGCAGAACAGTCGCTGTTGAGTATGCCCGATATCTTATTGATCGAGCTGGATGAAACAGGCGAAGCCTTTACCTTTGTTGAGCGTATCAAGAAGAACAGCATGTTTAAGCAAATGCTTATTGTGCTGGTAACAGATCGTAACGATGCCGAGTGGCGCCGCCGTGCGATAAGTTTAAAGGTGAATGACCTTTATGCCATGCCGATCAACCTGCTGCACCTGCGCGAGCGTTTAAACTTCCTGGTAAACTTTAAACTGATCAAGCCAACACTGGCCGAGCTTTCTAAAAAGGTAGATACTACTTACAAGTTGCCACCGGGTAAACGCGCTATGGACGTTATCCTGTCATCGATGGCTTTACTGGCTTTTTCTCCGGTGCTGTTGGTCATTGCATTAGCTATTAAACTGGGCTCAAAAGGACCTATCATTTATAAGAGCAAGCGTGTAGGTACCGGCTACCAGGTGTTTGATTTTTATAAATTCAGATCGATGCGTAGCGATGCCGATCAGTTGCTGGCCAAGCTCTCTGCAGAGCATAACCAATATGCTAATGAGGATGGCGGCGCAAAAGGCAAAGCATCATTTGTAAAAATTAAGAATGACCCGCGTATTACCCGTCTGGGCGGCTTTTTACGCAGCACCAGTTTAGATGAGTTGCCGCAGCTGGTAAACATCTTAAAGGGCGATATGTCTATTGTAGGTAACCGTCCGCTACCGGTTTATGAGGCAGAGATGTTAACCTCTAACGAGTGGGCCATGCGCTTTTTAGGCCCTGCGGGTTTAACAGGCTTATGGCAGGTAACCAAGCGCGGTAAAGATGATATGTCTGAGAGGGAACGGAAGAAGCTGGATAATTTTTACGCACAGAACTACTCGCTGTTGCTTGATATGAAGATCATTTTATCAACTATTCCGGCCTTGTTCCAGAAAGAAAAAGTCTAA
- a CDS encoding PleD family two-component system response regulator produces MKKNLLVVDDDLSILKLLNFILSKDYDIVVKTSGFEALDWLEEGNMPELIISDLAMPTFDGQAFVKNVKISGFYKDIPVVLLSAADDLDEQVSRMPFQVDAYLHKPFNPTVLKAEISKILQVYDTTNYN; encoded by the coding sequence ATGAAGAAAAATTTATTGGTAGTTGATGATGACCTGAGCATTCTGAAACTGCTCAATTTTATACTGTCAAAAGATTATGATATTGTGGTAAAAACCAGCGGTTTTGAAGCACTGGACTGGCTGGAAGAAGGTAACATGCCCGAGCTGATTATCTCAGACCTAGCCATGCCTACTTTTGACGGACAGGCTTTTGTAAAGAACGTAAAGATTAGTGGTTTTTATAAAGATATACCGGTAGTACTGCTTTCTGCAGCCGACGATCTTGATGAGCAGGTGTCGCGTATGCCGTTCCAGGTGGATGCTTATTTGCACAAACCCTTCAATCCAACTGTTTTAAAAGCTGAAATCAGCAAAATTCTGCAAGTTTATGACACAACCAATTACAACTGA
- a CDS encoding glycosyltransferase family protein: MRILYAIQGTGNGHLSRSMDIVPLLQQRADVDIVVSGIQGDLSLPFPVKYKFHGMGFIFGKKGGVDLWKTFKQANTRLFIKEMKKLPVEDYDLVINDFEPVSSWACYQRNKFCVSLSHQAAVMSENAPKPDETDMMGKFIIKNYAPTNVQYGFHFAEFDQNTFTPVIRKQVREQVVEDRGHYTVYLPAYDDKRLIERLTEFKHIKWEVFSKHNKKVVSHKNVNIQPINNERFIASMAQSTGVLCGAGFETPAEALFMGKKLLVIPMKNQYEQHLNGAALKYMGVPLIKSLKPKHNDVIYDWLENGKVIPVNYPDKTKDILDMVIDKHAGFNK, translated from the coding sequence ATGAGGATACTCTACGCTATTCAAGGCACAGGTAACGGGCACCTGAGCCGTTCTATGGATATTGTGCCGCTTTTACAGCAGCGCGCTGATGTGGATATTGTAGTAAGCGGTATCCAGGGCGATCTGTCCTTGCCCTTCCCGGTAAAGTATAAATTCCATGGCATGGGCTTTATCTTTGGTAAAAAAGGTGGGGTTGATCTTTGGAAAACTTTTAAACAGGCCAATACCCGTTTATTCATCAAAGAGATGAAAAAGCTGCCGGTAGAGGATTATGATCTGGTGATCAATGATTTTGAACCCGTATCATCATGGGCCTGTTATCAGCGTAATAAATTCTGCGTTTCATTGAGTCATCAGGCGGCGGTAATGAGCGAGAACGCGCCAAAGCCTGACGAAACAGACATGATGGGCAAGTTTATTATCAAAAACTATGCGCCCACCAACGTGCAATATGGTTTCCATTTTGCAGAGTTTGACCAGAATACGTTTACCCCGGTAATTCGCAAGCAGGTACGTGAGCAGGTGGTTGAAGACCGTGGCCATTACACCGTTTATCTGCCTGCTTATGATGATAAGCGTTTGATAGAGCGTCTTACCGAGTTTAAGCATATCAAATGGGAAGTATTCTCTAAGCACAACAAAAAGGTAGTTTCGCATAAAAATGTGAATATCCAGCCTATCAATAACGAGCGGTTTATTGCCAGCATGGCGCAATCAACCGGTGTGTTGTGCGGTGCAGGGTTTGAAACGCCGGCCGAGGCATTATTTATGGGTAAAAAGCTGCTGGTAATACCCATGAAAAATCAGTACGAGCAACACCTCAATGGCGCTGCTTTAAAATATATGGGTGTGCCGCTGATTAAGAGTTTGAAGCCAAAACATAATGATGTAATTTATGATTGGCTGGAAAACGGTAAGGTTATTCCGGTAAATTATCCAGACAAAACAAAAGATATACTGGATATGGTGATAGATAAACACGCAGGTTTTAATAAATAA
- a CDS encoding DEAD/DEAH box helicase — protein sequence MSFQDLKLIEPILKALKQEGYTQPTPIQAQAIPYILQQRDLLGCAQTGTGKTAAFSIPVLQLLYQQRQQHKEQKSIKTLILTPTRELAIQIAESITAYGRFTGLKHAVIFGGVSQNPQVDTLRRGVDILVATPGRLIDLMNQGYVSLSHLKILVLDEADRMLDMGFVHDVKRILSKVPAKRQTLFFSATMPAEIQQLADSILNNPAKVEVTPVSSTADTIQQTIYFVDKADKRGLLQHVLKDQSIETVLVFTRTKHGADKVVKDLAKAGITAEAIHGNKSQNARQRALTNFKNRTTRVLVATDIAARGIDIDELTHVINYELPNIPETYVHRIGRTGRAGASGMALSFCDTEEKEFLKDIHKLIAKQIPVEEEHPYPMKQLSTQERIREELKNNPHHNSRQSPRNNNNKNTRNKSNWRRGGKKGTGKPSNG from the coding sequence ATGTCATTTCAGGATCTTAAATTAATTGAGCCTATCCTCAAGGCCTTAAAACAAGAGGGTTATACACAGCCTACGCCCATACAGGCCCAGGCTATTCCATATATATTGCAGCAGCGCGATCTGCTGGGCTGTGCCCAAACCGGTACCGGTAAAACCGCCGCATTTTCCATTCCAGTGTTGCAACTGCTTTATCAGCAGCGCCAGCAGCATAAGGAGCAAAAAAGCATTAAAACGCTGATATTAACTCCAACCCGAGAGCTGGCTATCCAGATTGCCGAGAGCATTACGGCCTATGGCCGTTTTACGGGTTTGAAACATGCCGTTATCTTCGGTGGCGTGTCCCAGAATCCGCAGGTTGATACCTTGCGTCGCGGGGTTGATATTTTGGTAGCTACCCCCGGTCGTTTGATCGATTTGATGAATCAGGGTTATGTTAGTCTCTCGCACCTTAAAATATTGGTACTGGACGAGGCCGACCGTATGCTGGATATGGGTTTTGTGCACGATGTGAAACGCATTTTAAGCAAGGTGCCGGCAAAAAGGCAAACATTGTTCTTCTCGGCCACTATGCCCGCAGAAATTCAGCAACTGGCGGATAGCATCTTGAATAATCCAGCCAAGGTAGAAGTAACACCGGTGTCATCAACAGCCGATACCATACAGCAGACTATTTATTTTGTAGACAAGGCCGATAAGCGAGGCTTGCTGCAACACGTATTGAAAGACCAAAGCATTGAAACCGTATTGGTGTTTACCCGCACCAAACACGGTGCAGATAAAGTGGTGAAAGACCTGGCTAAAGCCGGCATCACTGCCGAGGCTATCCATGGTAATAAGTCGCAAAATGCCCGTCAGCGCGCGTTAACTAACTTCAAAAACCGCACCACCCGTGTGCTGGTAGCTACAGATATTGCCGCCCGTGGTATTGATATTGACGAGCTGACGCATGTGATTAATTACGAACTGCCTAACATACCTGAAACCTACGTACACCGTATCGGTCGTACCGGCAGGGCAGGAGCTAGTGGTATGGCTCTATCATTTTGTGATACCGAGGAGAAAGAGTTTTTAAAGGACATCCATAAACTCATTGCCAAGCAAATCCCGGTTGAGGAGGAGCATCCATACCCGATGAAACAGCTGAGCACGCAGGAGCGCATCCGCGAGGAGCTGAAAAACAATCCGCACCATAACAGCAGGCAGTCGCCGCGTAATAATAATAACAAAAACACACGCAATAAAAGCAACTGGCGCCGTGGCGGTAAAAAGGGCACCGGTAAGCCGTCAAATGGATAA
- the asnS gene encoding asparagine--tRNA ligase, with the protein MSQRTKIKALLAGGQTGTEVTVKGWVRTFRNNQFIALNDGSTNNNLQIVVDFQNTDEALLKRITTGAAIAVTGQLIESLGKGQTVEVKATSIEILGDSDPEKYPLQPKKHSLEFLREIAHLRFRTNTFGAVFRVRNSLAFAVHKFFQEQGFVYLHTPIITASDAEGAGEMFHVTNFDIGNPPRTESGEVDFKQDFFGRAANLTVSGQLEGELGAMALSDIYTFGPTFRAENSNTTRHLAEFWMIEPEMAFYDLNDNMDMAEALLKYVISYALEHNKEDIEFLTQRLLEEEKQKPQQERSELNLLDKLQFCLDNDFMRITYTEAIDILRDSSHNKKKKFQYLIEGWGADLQSEHERYLVEKHFKKPVILTDYPKEIKAFYMRQNDDGKTVRAMDILFPGIGEIVGGSQREERLDRLEQRMNEMHIPTEELWWYLDTRRFGACPHAGFGLGFERLVLFVTGMGNIRDVIPFPRFPKNAEF; encoded by the coding sequence ATGAGTCAGCGAACAAAAATTAAAGCATTGTTGGCCGGCGGTCAAACCGGCACCGAAGTTACTGTTAAAGGATGGGTACGCACCTTCCGCAATAATCAGTTTATCGCTTTAAACGACGGCTCTACCAATAATAACCTGCAGATTGTTGTCGATTTCCAGAACACCGATGAGGCGCTGCTAAAGCGCATCACCACCGGCGCAGCCATTGCCGTAACCGGTCAGCTGATCGAGTCGTTAGGTAAAGGACAGACGGTGGAAGTAAAAGCCACCAGCATTGAGATACTGGGCGACAGTGATCCGGAGAAATATCCGCTGCAGCCAAAAAAGCATAGCCTGGAGTTTCTGCGCGAGATTGCGCACCTGCGTTTCCGTACCAACACGTTTGGCGCGGTGTTCCGTGTGCGTAACAGTCTGGCATTTGCCGTTCATAAGTTTTTTCAGGAGCAGGGTTTTGTTTACCTGCATACCCCAATTATCACCGCCAGTGATGCCGAGGGTGCAGGCGAGATGTTCCATGTAACCAACTTTGATATTGGTAACCCGCCGCGTACCGAATCGGGTGAGGTTGATTTTAAACAAGATTTCTTTGGTCGCGCGGCCAACCTAACCGTATCTGGTCAGCTGGAAGGTGAGCTGGGTGCAATGGCTCTGAGCGATATCTATACTTTCGGCCCGACGTTCCGTGCCGAAAACTCAAATACCACCCGTCACCTGGCAGAGTTCTGGATGATTGAGCCCGAAATGGCTTTTTATGACCTGAACGATAACATGGATATGGCCGAGGCGCTGCTGAAATACGTGATCAGCTACGCGCTGGAACATAACAAAGAGGATATTGAGTTTTTGACCCAGCGTTTACTGGAAGAAGAAAAGCAGAAGCCACAGCAAGAGCGTTCTGAACTGAACCTGCTGGATAAACTGCAGTTCTGCCTGGATAACGATTTTATGCGTATCACTTATACTGAGGCTATCGATATCCTGCGTGATTCATCGCATAACAAAAAGAAAAAATTCCAGTACCTGATAGAAGGCTGGGGCGCCGATCTGCAATCAGAGCACGAGCGTTACCTGGTTGAGAAACACTTTAAAAAACCAGTGATTCTGACTGATTATCCAAAAGAGATCAAAGCCTTTTACATGCGCCAGAATGACGACGGTAAGACCGTACGCGCAATGGACATCCTGTTCCCGGGCATTGGTGAGATTGTGGGTGGATCGCAACGTGAGGAACGCCTGGACCGCTTGGAGCAACGCATGAACGAGATGCACATCCCGACCGAAGAGCTATGGTGGTACCTGGATACCCGCCGTTTCGGTGCTTGTCCGCACGCCGGTTTCGGTTTGGGCTTTGAGCGTTTGGTACTGTTTGTTACCGGCATGGGTAACATCAGAGACGTGATTCCGTTCCCAAGGTTCCCTAAGAATGCAGAGTTTTAA
- a CDS encoding DMT family transporter, translating into MNPKLSLAIGIVCIAFSPIFVKLAGTAPLAAAFYRIAFAWVLLAPYCIIKKQTAIARKDLLIALLAGFIFASDIAVWNISILKISATVSTLLANLAPVWVGLMSYIFLRKKSGWLFWVGTLIAIAGMVVLVGFDQLIGLKFNIGIVLAVTASIFYSIYILLTKGVLQRISTLTFMFYNMLGAMLFLLLINWTQGADLLHYPTNVWLNFIGMGLICQLGGWLTINYAIGLLPATKTAIALLSQTVVTAIIAAILLHEQLEMKEIIGSMIVLAGIAITFVKQRSLP; encoded by the coding sequence ATGAACCCAAAGCTTAGTTTGGCCATTGGCATTGTATGTATTGCGTTCTCGCCTATTTTTGTAAAACTGGCGGGCACGGCGCCGCTGGCTGCTGCGTTTTACCGCATTGCCTTTGCCTGGGTTTTGCTGGCGCCGTATTGCATCATCAAAAAGCAAACGGCTATTGCCCGTAAGGATCTGCTGATTGCACTGTTGGCTGGCTTCATCTTCGCCAGCGATATTGCCGTTTGGAACATCTCTATATTAAAAATCAGCGCCACGGTATCAACTTTGCTGGCTAACCTTGCACCTGTTTGGGTGGGGCTGATGAGTTATATTTTCCTGCGCAAAAAATCGGGGTGGCTATTCTGGGTAGGTACGCTCATTGCAATTGCCGGCATGGTGGTACTGGTTGGCTTCGATCAGTTAATCGGATTGAAATTTAACATCGGTATTGTGTTGGCAGTAACCGCCAGCATATTTTACAGCATTTATATCTTGCTTACCAAAGGTGTGTTGCAGCGTATCAGCACCCTAACCTTTATGTTTTATAATATGCTGGGGGCGATGTTGTTTCTGCTATTAATTAACTGGACGCAAGGCGCAGATTTGCTGCATTACCCCACCAACGTGTGGCTCAACTTCATCGGCATGGGACTGATCTGTCAGCTAGGGGGATGGCTCACCATTAACTACGCTATCGGCCTGCTGCCGGCTACCAAAACAGCCATTGCATTGCTGAGCCAAACTGTGGTAACTGCTATAATAGCCGCTATTTTGCTACATGAGCAACTGGAGATGAAAGAGATTATTGGTAGTATGATTGTTTTGGCGGGGATTGCTATTACGTTTGTAAAACAGCGAAGCCTACCATAG
- the dnaG gene encoding DNA primase encodes MITKLSIDKIMEATDIVEVVGEFVQLKKRGANYVGLSPFSNERTPSFTVSPAKGIFKCFSSGKGGSAITFLMELEKFTYPEALKWLAKKYGIEVEEILDKPENREEETRRESLMVATAYAAKFFQDSLWETADGQNIGLSYYKERAFTPETIRKFELGYSPDQWEAFSAKAIKEGYKEEFLTEAGLSVKRDNGSLYDRYRGRVMFPIHSITGRVIAFGGRTLKSDKSVPKYVNSPESDIYHKSNVLYGLYFAKKAIRDEDNCYLVEGYADVISVHQAGIENVVASSGTSLTVEQIRLIGRLTKNITILYDGDAAGIKASLRGLDLILEEGLNVKVVLFPDGNDPDSYVRQLGSSAFKKYIDENKKDFILFKTNALLKDAANDPIKRAGVIREVVESIAKIPDSIKASVFIKECSMLMQIDERALLTELNKMRMAKAKKDGQSQQQQQYTPQFHPDQPPPDFYEQFDPSIEPNYADYAREAPPRPDGELQEREIVRLLLLYGNQMIEIDASNNTSTYIGPFIVGMLDDVEFEHEDCKKFVDLYKSQVEKGDLPDDNFFIHQQDKQIVDMTIDMLTPLYILSDNWEAMHNITTNDEQRDLKATIMNGVYHLKKHKVSKILEKLLHDLQHCTVETDIEILQSQYMFMKKVERKIADELGIVILR; translated from the coding sequence ATGATCACCAAGCTCAGCATCGATAAAATTATGGAAGCTACCGACATTGTGGAGGTAGTGGGCGAGTTTGTGCAATTAAAAAAACGTGGTGCCAATTACGTGGGCCTCTCCCCTTTCTCCAACGAGCGTACGCCATCGTTCACCGTATCTCCGGCCAAAGGCATCTTTAAATGCTTCTCTTCCGGCAAAGGTGGTTCGGCCATCACGTTTTTGATGGAACTGGAGAAGTTTACCTATCCCGAAGCGCTGAAATGGCTGGCCAAAAAGTACGGCATTGAGGTTGAGGAAATTTTAGACAAGCCCGAAAACAGGGAAGAAGAAACCCGCCGCGAAAGCCTGATGGTTGCCACGGCTTACGCTGCCAAGTTTTTTCAGGATAGCCTGTGGGAGACAGCAGACGGGCAAAACATTGGTCTTAGCTATTATAAAGAGCGTGCCTTTACGCCCGAGACTATCCGCAAATTTGAGTTGGGTTACTCGCCCGATCAATGGGAAGCGTTTTCGGCCAAAGCTATTAAAGAGGGGTATAAAGAAGAGTTTCTGACCGAGGCTGGCTTGTCGGTTAAGCGGGATAACGGCAGTTTGTACGACAGATACCGCGGCCGTGTAATGTTCCCCATCCACAGCATTACCGGCAGGGTAATTGCCTTTGGTGGCCGTACCCTCAAAAGCGACAAAAGCGTACCCAAATATGTCAACTCTCCGGAGAGCGACATCTACCATAAATCAAACGTACTTTACGGTTTATACTTTGCCAAGAAAGCCATTCGCGATGAGGATAACTGCTACCTTGTAGAAGGTTATGCCGATGTGATCTCGGTACACCAGGCGGGCATTGAAAACGTGGTGGCCTCGTCGGGCACCTCGCTTACCGTAGAGCAAATCAGGCTGATTGGTCGCCTCACTAAAAACATCACCATATTATATGATGGCGATGCGGCAGGTATCAAGGCCTCGCTGCGCGGACTGGATCTGATTCTGGAAGAAGGCCTGAACGTAAAAGTAGTACTGTTCCCCGATGGGAACGACCCCGACTCATACGTGCGCCAGCTGGGCAGCAGCGCATTTAAGAAGTACATCGACGAGAACAAAAAGGATTTTATTCTTTTTAAGACCAATGCACTGCTTAAAGACGCAGCTAATGATCCGATAAAACGGGCAGGCGTGATCCGTGAGGTGGTGGAAAGTATTGCTAAGATTCCTGACTCGATCAAGGCATCGGTATTCATCAAAGAGTGTAGTATGCTGATGCAGATCGATGAGCGCGCCCTGCTTACCGAGCTGAACAAGATGCGCATGGCCAAGGCCAAAAAAGATGGCCAGTCGCAACAGCAGCAACAATACACGCCGCAATTTCATCCAGATCAACCTCCTCCTGATTTTTACGAGCAGTTTGACCCGAGCATTGAGCCTAACTATGCCGATTATGCCCGCGAAGCCCCGCCCCGTCCCGATGGCGAGCTGCAGGAACGCGAGATTGTTCGTCTGTTATTGCTCTACGGCAACCAGATGATTGAGATTGATGCCAGTAACAATACCAGCACCTATATCGGTCCGTTTATAGTGGGCATGCTGGACGACGTAGAGTTTGAACACGAAGACTGCAAAAAGTTTGTTGACCTGTACAAAAGCCAGGTAGAAAAAGGCGACCTGCCGGATGATAACTTCTTCATCCACCAGCAGGACAAGCAGATTGTAGACATGACCATTGATATGCTCACCCCGCTCTACATCCTGAGTGATAACTGGGAGGCCATGCACAACATCACCACCAATGATGAACAACGCGACCTGAAAGCCACCATTATGAACGGCGTATATCACCTTAAAAAACACAAGGTGAGCAAGATTCTGGAAAAACTGCTGCATGATCTGCAACACTGCACCGTTGAAACCGACATTGAGATACTGCAAAGCCAGTATATGTTTATGAAAAAGGTGGAGCGCAAAATTGCCGATGAGCTGGGGATTGTGATATTGCGGTAG
- a CDS encoding YraN family protein — protein sequence MPAHIELGKRGEQLARTHLEATGYEILDQNWTHAKAEIDIIAYKNGVIIFIEVKSRSYNYFGEPEDFVDRRKQRLLARAADEYIYLMNHQGEVRFDIVSVLFASDDSHKLKHIEDAFWPQPE from the coding sequence ATGCCTGCACACATAGAACTTGGTAAACGGGGCGAGCAACTGGCCCGCACACACCTGGAAGCTACGGGCTATGAGATTTTAGACCAAAACTGGACGCATGCCAAGGCCGAAATTGATATAATTGCCTATAAAAACGGAGTGATTATATTTATTGAGGTAAAATCGCGTTCTTATAATTACTTTGGCGAGCCTGAAGACTTTGTAGACCGCCGCAAGCAGCGTTTGCTGGCCCGGGCTGCCGATGAATACATTTACCTGATGAACCATCAGGGCGAAGTGCGGTTTGATATTGTATCTGTACTGTTTGCCTCTGATGATTCGCACAAATTGAAACACATAGAAGATGCCTTTTGGCCTCAGCCTGAATAA
- a CDS encoding glutaminyl-peptide cyclotransferase, with translation MKTLKVLALGGALLLAFGCSHKDNKTAMTLSPEMGTTYKTGDAIPVKLQYPSDVKPDSVVYLLDSVRFASTKDSAGIKLKTDTMRLGSRLITAKLYQGGKAEEVSTNFMLYPSKAPEELAYKVDKVFPHDTSSYTEGLLYQDGFLYESDGGREGEDAGRSSLRKVNVETGKPVLKVDGDPKVFSEGISIVGDKLIQLTYTEKLGYVYDKNTFKLLKTFTNNVGYEGWGMCYDGHKLYMDDSTNRVWFLNPETYAATGFIDVYDDKGPVNQINELEMIDGKLWANIYQTDTIIVIDPKTGAVLQSIDLSKLYPQAQRAPNADVLNGIAWDPQGKRLFITGKKWPKLYQISVAKK, from the coding sequence ATGAAAACTTTAAAAGTACTAGCTCTGGGCGGCGCACTCCTGCTGGCCTTCGGATGCAGCCACAAAGACAACAAAACAGCAATGACCCTGAGCCCCGAAATGGGCACCACCTATAAAACCGGCGACGCCATACCGGTAAAACTGCAATACCCATCTGACGTTAAACCCGATTCTGTAGTTTATCTGCTTGATTCGGTTCGTTTTGCATCTACAAAAGATTCAGCCGGCATAAAACTAAAAACCGATACCATGCGATTGGGTTCGAGGTTGATTACCGCCAAACTTTACCAGGGCGGCAAGGCCGAAGAGGTATCAACCAACTTTATGCTCTACCCCTCAAAAGCTCCGGAAGAATTAGCTTATAAGGTTGACAAAGTTTTCCCGCATGATACCAGTAGTTATACAGAGGGTCTGTTATATCAAGACGGCTTTTTATACGAAAGCGATGGCGGTCGCGAGGGCGAAGATGCCGGCCGTTCAAGCTTGCGCAAGGTAAACGTGGAAACCGGCAAACCAGTATTGAAAGTTGACGGCGATCCCAAAGTATTTTCGGAAGGTATTTCCATCGTAGGCGATAAACTGATCCAGTTGACTTATACCGAAAAACTGGGTTACGTTTATGATAAAAACACTTTCAAGCTGCTCAAAACCTTCACCAATAATGTTGGGTATGAGGGTTGGGGCATGTGTTATGACGGCCATAAACTGTACATGGATGATAGCACCAACCGCGTTTGGTTCCTCAACCCTGAGACTTACGCTGCTACCGGTTTTATTGACGTTTATGATGACAAAGGTCCGGTAAACCAGATCAACGAGCTGGAAATGATTGATGGCAAGCTGTGGGCCAATATTTATCAAACAGACACAATTATTGTGATAGACCCTAAAACGGGAGCCGTATTACAAAGCATTGATTTGAGCAAGCTCTACCCGCAGGCGCAACGCGCACCAAATGCCGACGTACTGAACGGTATAGCCTGGGACCCGCAAGGCAAACGCCTGTTTATAACAGGCAAAAAATGGCCTAAGCTGTACCAGATCAGCGTGGCCAAGAAGTAA